Proteins encoded together in one Oenanthe melanoleuca isolate GR-GAL-2019-014 chromosome 7, OMel1.0, whole genome shotgun sequence window:
- the CMKLR2 gene encoding chemerin-like receptor 2 isoform X1: MFWDCWHRAVGMQADGGNSGSFSPPCRENRQEQQELPRKPPCNMTFEDFENYSYFYDLSEEDESPQSSLSIAHIISLFFYSVAFLLGVPGNAIVIWFMGFKWDKSVSTLWFLNLAIADFIFVLFLPLYITYVALGFHWPFGKWLCKMNSFIALLNMFASVFFLTFISLDRYIRLVHPVFSYKYRTVKNTLVLSGVIWMSAAIIGGPALYFRDTATVLNNVTICYNNFHVHDRELILLTHHILIWVRLAFGYLFPLVTMVICYSLLIVKVKRRTVLTSSRLFWTITAVVVAFFVCWTPYHIFSIVELSAHHDENLHDLLQDGIPLSTGLGFINSCLNPILYVLISKKFQAQVRSTVSEVLKLALWEVSRSGTVSEQLWSSDSAPARHCETAQ; this comes from the exons ATGTTCTGGGACTGttggcacagagcagtggggaTGCAAGCAGATGGTGGAAATTCAGgttccttttctcctccatgcagagaaaacagacaGGAGCAGCAAGAGCTGCCCAG AAAACCACCCTGCAACATGACATTTGAAGATTTTGAGAACTACTCTTATTTCTATGATCTGTCTGAGGAAGATGAGTCACCCCAGTCCTCCCTCAGCATTGCCCatattatttcccttttcttttacaGTGTGGCATTTCTGCTGGGAGTGCCAGGTAATGCCATTGTCATCTGGTTTATGGGCTTTAAGTGGGATAAGTCTGTTTCCACACTCTGGTTCCTGAATCTGGCCATTGCggatttcatttttgttctcttcctgCCCCTCTATATTACATACGTGGCATTGGGCTTCCACTGGCCCTTTGGGAAGTGGCTCTGCAAAATGAACTCATTCATTGCACTACTTAATATGTTTGCCAGTGTTTTCTTCCTGACATTCATCAGCCTTGACCGCTACATCCGCCTTGTCCACCCAGTCTTTTCCTACAAGTACAGGACTGTGAAGAACACCCTCGTTCTCAGTGGGGTCATTTGGATGTCAGCTGCAATTATTGGTGGCCCTGCCTTGTACTTTAGAGACACAGCTACAGTTCTCAACAATGTCACCATTTGCTACAACAACTTCCACGTGCATGACAGAGAACTTATTTTGCTGACACATCACATCCTCATTTGGGTGAGGCTTGCGTTTGGTTACCTCTTCCCTTTAGTGACCATGGTTATTTGCTACTCACTGCTGATCGTCAAAGTGAAGAGGAGAACTGTATTGACTTCTAGCAGGCTTTTCTGGACCATCACTGCTGTAGTTGTAGCTTTTTTTGTCTGCTGGACACCATACCATATATTCAGCATAGTGGAGCTGTCTGCTCACCATGATGAAAACTTGCACGACTTACTGCAGGATGGCATTCCCCTCTCCACCGGCCTCGGTTTCATCAACAGCTGCCTCAACCCAATCCTCTACGTCCTGATCAGCAAGAAGTTCCAGGCCCAGGTGAGGAGCACGGTGTCTGAGGTGCTGAAGCTGGCGCTGTGGGAGGTGAGCCGCTCGGGGACGGTCAGcgagcagctctggagctcgGACAGCGCGCCCGCGCGCCACTGCGAAACTGCCCAGTGA
- the CMKLR2 gene encoding chemerin-like receptor 2 isoform X2, with the protein MRYSNSEDKGLVKNNYFKKKPPNCKQQKPPCNMTFEDFENYSYFYDLSEEDESPQSSLSIAHIISLFFYSVAFLLGVPGNAIVIWFMGFKWDKSVSTLWFLNLAIADFIFVLFLPLYITYVALGFHWPFGKWLCKMNSFIALLNMFASVFFLTFISLDRYIRLVHPVFSYKYRTVKNTLVLSGVIWMSAAIIGGPALYFRDTATVLNNVTICYNNFHVHDRELILLTHHILIWVRLAFGYLFPLVTMVICYSLLIVKVKRRTVLTSSRLFWTITAVVVAFFVCWTPYHIFSIVELSAHHDENLHDLLQDGIPLSTGLGFINSCLNPILYVLISKKFQAQVRSTVSEVLKLALWEVSRSGTVSEQLWSSDSAPARHCETAQ; encoded by the coding sequence AAAACCACCCTGCAACATGACATTTGAAGATTTTGAGAACTACTCTTATTTCTATGATCTGTCTGAGGAAGATGAGTCACCCCAGTCCTCCCTCAGCATTGCCCatattatttcccttttcttttacaGTGTGGCATTTCTGCTGGGAGTGCCAGGTAATGCCATTGTCATCTGGTTTATGGGCTTTAAGTGGGATAAGTCTGTTTCCACACTCTGGTTCCTGAATCTGGCCATTGCggatttcatttttgttctcttcctgCCCCTCTATATTACATACGTGGCATTGGGCTTCCACTGGCCCTTTGGGAAGTGGCTCTGCAAAATGAACTCATTCATTGCACTACTTAATATGTTTGCCAGTGTTTTCTTCCTGACATTCATCAGCCTTGACCGCTACATCCGCCTTGTCCACCCAGTCTTTTCCTACAAGTACAGGACTGTGAAGAACACCCTCGTTCTCAGTGGGGTCATTTGGATGTCAGCTGCAATTATTGGTGGCCCTGCCTTGTACTTTAGAGACACAGCTACAGTTCTCAACAATGTCACCATTTGCTACAACAACTTCCACGTGCATGACAGAGAACTTATTTTGCTGACACATCACATCCTCATTTGGGTGAGGCTTGCGTTTGGTTACCTCTTCCCTTTAGTGACCATGGTTATTTGCTACTCACTGCTGATCGTCAAAGTGAAGAGGAGAACTGTATTGACTTCTAGCAGGCTTTTCTGGACCATCACTGCTGTAGTTGTAGCTTTTTTTGTCTGCTGGACACCATACCATATATTCAGCATAGTGGAGCTGTCTGCTCACCATGATGAAAACTTGCACGACTTACTGCAGGATGGCATTCCCCTCTCCACCGGCCTCGGTTTCATCAACAGCTGCCTCAACCCAATCCTCTACGTCCTGATCAGCAAGAAGTTCCAGGCCCAGGTGAGGAGCACGGTGTCTGAGGTGCTGAAGCTGGCGCTGTGGGAGGTGAGCCGCTCGGGGACGGTCAGcgagcagctctggagctcgGACAGCGCGCCCGCGCGCCACTGCGAAACTGCCCAGTGA
- the CMKLR2 gene encoding chemerin-like receptor 2 isoform X3, translating to MTFEDFENYSYFYDLSEEDESPQSSLSIAHIISLFFYSVAFLLGVPGNAIVIWFMGFKWDKSVSTLWFLNLAIADFIFVLFLPLYITYVALGFHWPFGKWLCKMNSFIALLNMFASVFFLTFISLDRYIRLVHPVFSYKYRTVKNTLVLSGVIWMSAAIIGGPALYFRDTATVLNNVTICYNNFHVHDRELILLTHHILIWVRLAFGYLFPLVTMVICYSLLIVKVKRRTVLTSSRLFWTITAVVVAFFVCWTPYHIFSIVELSAHHDENLHDLLQDGIPLSTGLGFINSCLNPILYVLISKKFQAQVRSTVSEVLKLALWEVSRSGTVSEQLWSSDSAPARHCETAQ from the coding sequence ATGACATTTGAAGATTTTGAGAACTACTCTTATTTCTATGATCTGTCTGAGGAAGATGAGTCACCCCAGTCCTCCCTCAGCATTGCCCatattatttcccttttcttttacaGTGTGGCATTTCTGCTGGGAGTGCCAGGTAATGCCATTGTCATCTGGTTTATGGGCTTTAAGTGGGATAAGTCTGTTTCCACACTCTGGTTCCTGAATCTGGCCATTGCggatttcatttttgttctcttcctgCCCCTCTATATTACATACGTGGCATTGGGCTTCCACTGGCCCTTTGGGAAGTGGCTCTGCAAAATGAACTCATTCATTGCACTACTTAATATGTTTGCCAGTGTTTTCTTCCTGACATTCATCAGCCTTGACCGCTACATCCGCCTTGTCCACCCAGTCTTTTCCTACAAGTACAGGACTGTGAAGAACACCCTCGTTCTCAGTGGGGTCATTTGGATGTCAGCTGCAATTATTGGTGGCCCTGCCTTGTACTTTAGAGACACAGCTACAGTTCTCAACAATGTCACCATTTGCTACAACAACTTCCACGTGCATGACAGAGAACTTATTTTGCTGACACATCACATCCTCATTTGGGTGAGGCTTGCGTTTGGTTACCTCTTCCCTTTAGTGACCATGGTTATTTGCTACTCACTGCTGATCGTCAAAGTGAAGAGGAGAACTGTATTGACTTCTAGCAGGCTTTTCTGGACCATCACTGCTGTAGTTGTAGCTTTTTTTGTCTGCTGGACACCATACCATATATTCAGCATAGTGGAGCTGTCTGCTCACCATGATGAAAACTTGCACGACTTACTGCAGGATGGCATTCCCCTCTCCACCGGCCTCGGTTTCATCAACAGCTGCCTCAACCCAATCCTCTACGTCCTGATCAGCAAGAAGTTCCAGGCCCAGGTGAGGAGCACGGTGTCTGAGGTGCTGAAGCTGGCGCTGTGGGAGGTGAGCCGCTCGGGGACGGTCAGcgagcagctctggagctcgGACAGCGCGCCCGCGCGCCACTGCGAAACTGCCCAGTGA
- the EEF1B2 gene encoding elongation factor 1-beta, producing MGFGDLKSAAGLRVLNDFLADKSYIEGYVPSQADIAVFEAIAAPPPADLFHALRWYNHIKSYEKQKASLPGVKKALGKYGPADVEDTTGAATDSKDDDDIDLFGSDDEEESEEAKKLREERLAQYESKKSKKPAVVAKSSILLDVKPWDDETDMAKLEECVRSIQADGLVWGSSKLVPVGYGIKKLQIQCVVEDDKVGTDMLEERITAFEDYVQSMDVAAFNKI from the exons ATGGGCTTCGGGGACCTGAAGTCCGCCGCGGGCCTCCGCGTCCTCAATGACTTCCTGGCCGACAAGAGCTACATCGAGGG GTACGTCCCTTCGCAGGCTGACATAGCAGTCTTCGAGGCGATCGCTGCCCCGCCGCCTGCAGACTTGTTCCATGCTCTCCGGTGGTACAATCATATTAAGTCGtatgaaaagcaaaaggcaaG cttgcCAGGAGTAAAGAAGGCTTTGGGAAAATATGGTCCTGCTGATGTTGAGGACACAACAGGTGCAGCCACAGATAGCAAAGATGATGATGACATTGACCTTTTTGGATCTGATGACGAGGAG GAAAGTGAAGAAGCAAAGAAACTGAGGGAAGAACGTCTGGCCCAGTATGAATCAAAGAAGTCCAAAA AACCAGCTGTTGTTGCCAAGTCATCAATCTTGCTTGATGTGAAACCTTGGGATGATGAGACAGACATGGCCAAACTAGAGGAGTGTGTTCGAAGCATTCAAGCAGATGGCTTGGTCTGGGGTTCTT ccaAGCTAGTACCTGTTGGCTATGGTATCAAAAAGCTTCAGATCCAGTGTGTTGTTGAAGATGATAAAGTTGGAACAGATATGCTGGAAGAGAGAATAACAGCTTTTGAAGATTATGTACAATCAATGGATGTAGCTGCTTTCAATAAGATTTAA